In Schistocerca serialis cubense isolate TAMUIC-IGC-003099 chromosome 8, iqSchSeri2.2, whole genome shotgun sequence, one genomic interval encodes:
- the LOC126417058 gene encoding ornithine decarboxylase 1-like, producing the protein MQLGKLDERIHVMDASSNAWSVIKDIAESGVQEEAFYVCDIGDVISKHKEWKIKMPRVQPYYAVKCNDSLTVIEVLAALGTCFDCASKAEIDRVLSVGVDPSHIIFANPAKPASHIRHAAAVGVDLMTFDSDCELYKVKTLFPTAKLVLRIRYDAAVAQCQLGNKFGCDPDSDAPRLMKLAQSLDLDIVGISFHVGSGCDDPPVFYKAISAARRLFDLGSALGFSMSLLDLGGGYPGNKGAQLDKIAEVVNSALGEFFPEPDVHIIAEPGRYYVASAYTLATNVHSKRDLINPKDGSITSVMYYVNDGVYGSFNCILYDHMKVTPVPLKDAGLEMRQCSVWGPTCDGLDQIVESTLLPELDIGDWLIFENMGAYTLPVASPFNGFPVPKVHTVIDVQGWLLLKDRLPMTENHFVIGNTPANLHLGLSIDGQGNIDEWDEVHTPVSSSDDEIVEDHTSHSTVGSSIIYPFLQMGQVN; encoded by the exons ATGCAGCTGGGCAAACTTGATGAACGAATTCATGTCATGGATGCCAGTTCAAACGCCTGGAGCGTCATAAAGGACATTGCAGAGTCAGGA GTCCAAGAAGAAGCATTCTACGTCTGTGACATTGGCGACGTAATAAGCAAACACAAGGAATGGAAAATCAAAATGCCAAGAGTCCAGCCATACTATG CGGTGAAATGCAACGATAGCCTCACTGTGATTGAGGTTCTGGCTGCACTTGGAACTTGCTTTGATTGTGCTTCAAAG GCGGAAATTGACAGAGTTCTCTCTGTTGGTGTCGACCCAAGCCATATTATTTTTGCAAATCCTGCAAAACCTGCATCGCACATTCGTCATGCAGCGGCTGTAGGTGTTGATCTGATGACTTTTGACAGTGACTGTGAGCTCTACAAAGTCAAGACCCTATTTCCTACTGCCAA GCTGGTGCTACGTATCCGGTATGATGCTGCCGTCGCTCAGTGCCAGTTGGGGAATAAGTTTGGATGTGACCCagactccgatgcaccacggcTTATGAAACTGGCTCAGTCATTGGACCTAGACATTGTGGGCATCAGTTTCCACGTCGGCTCTGGCTGTGACGATCCACCAGTATTCTACAAAGCCATTTCTGCCGCTCGAAGACTTTTTGATCTGGGGTCTGCTCTTGGGTTCTCCATGAGTTTACTTGATCTTGGTGGTGGCTATCCTGGCAACAAGGGTGCCCAATTAGACAAG ATTGCAGAAGTGGTGAACAGTGCCCTCGGAGAGTTCTTTCCTGAACCAGATGTTCACATAATTGCCGAACCAGGACGTTATTATGTTGCCTCAGCTTATACTCTTGCTACAAATGTTCACTCCAAGAGAGATCTTATCAACCCAAAGGATGGGTCCATCACATCAGTCATGTACTATGTAAATGATGGAGTGTACGGCAGTTTTAATTGCATTCTCTATGATCACATGAAAGTGACACCAGTGCCTCTcaaa GACGCTGGACTTGAAATGCGTCAGTGTTCTGTCTGGGGACCAACTTGTGATGGTCTGGATCAAATAGTTGAGTCTACTTTGCTGCCAGAGTTGGATATAGGAGACTGGTTGATTTTTGAGAATATGGGTGCTTACACACTGCCTGTGGCGTCTCCATTCAATGGCTTCCCTGTTCCCAAAGTGCATACTGTGATTGACGTCCAAGGCTG GCTGCTACTCAAAGACCGACTACCCATGACGGAGAATCATTTTGTTATTGGAAACACACCAGCAAATCTACACCTGGGTCTATCCATAGATGGTCAAGGCAACATTGATGAGTGGGATGAAGTTCACACACCTGTTTCATCTTCTGATGATGAGATTGTGGAAGATCACACGTCACATTCAACTGTGGGCTCAAGCATCATATATCCATTCCTTCAGATGGGACAAGTTAATTAG